The window CAACCTCGTCGATGCCACGAGCAACCAGTCGCGCCATGCTGCTCACCGCGCCATTCTGACTGTAGTAGAGGACCAGGATTTCGTGCACGAGGGACGCCCCGGAATCACGGGTATCATATGTCGGGTCATGAGGCAGCGACTTTCCGTGTCGGTTCCCGCCACCATCGCACGCCTGCGCGCCCTTGTCGACCTGGTGCGCGAGCGTATGGACGAGGAGCGCCTGCTCGACACGGCGGCGAGCCTCACGTTCAGCACGCTGCTTGCGCTCGTGCCGCTCGTGACGATCGCGCTCACGGTGTTCTCGGCGTTTCCCGTGTTCGCTTCGCTCACCGATCAGATCAAGGTTTTTCTGCTCACGAATCTGGTGCCGGAAGCGGCGGCGAAGGTCATCACCGTCTACGGCCGGCAGTTCGTGGAGAATGCCGCGCGACTCACGATCTTCGGCATCGCGGGTCTCGCGATCACCGCCGTGCTGGTGATGCACACGATCCTCGATGCGTTCAACCGCATCTGGCGCGTGCGCCGGCCGCGCTCCTTCGCCGTGCGCTTCGCGCTCTATTGGGCGGTGCTGACGGTGGGGCCGATCCTGGTCGGCGGCAGCCTGTCGGTGACGTCATGGCTGCTCGCCCTCTCGGGTGATCTCGGCCAGGTGGCGCCCGGCGTGCAGGGGCTTCTGCTGCAAAGACTGCCCCTGCTGCTCACGATCGTCGCACTGACCTTCATCTACGCCGCGGTTCCGAATCGGCAGGTCGCGCTGCGTGATGCGCTGGTGGGCGGTGTGCTCGCAGCCGTGGTGTTCGAGGTGGTGAAGTTCGGTTTCACGCGCTATCTCACCCTGTTCCCGACCTACACGCTGATCTACGGCACCTTCGCCAGTCTGCCGGTCTTTCTGCTGTGGATCTATCTCTCGTGGCTCATCGTGCTCATCGGCGCCGTGGTCGCTGCGGTTCTGCCGGACTGGCGTGCCGGGGCACTGGCCGGGCAGCGCCATGCCGGGCATCAGTTCTATCGGGTGCTGTCGGTCCTGCGCGAACTCGCGCTCGCACACCGCAGCGGGACGGTGCTCTCGACGCTCCGACTGCAGCAGAGGGCCGCGCTGAGCGGCGCCGATACGGAGACGTTGCTAGTCGAACTCGCGCGCA is drawn from Betaproteobacteria bacterium and contains these coding sequences:
- a CDS encoding YihY family inner membrane protein; protein product: MSVPATIARLRALVDLVRERMDEERLLDTAASLTFSTLLALVPLVTIALTVFSAFPVFASLTDQIKVFLLTNLVPEAAAKVITVYGRQFVENAARLTIFGIAGLAITAVLVMHTILDAFNRIWRVRRPRSFAVRFALYWAVLTVGPILVGGSLSVTSWLLALSGDLGQVAPGVQGLLLQRLPLLLTIVALTFIYAAVPNRQVALRDALVGGVLAAVVFEVVKFGFTRYLTLFPTYTLIYGTFASLPVFLLWIYLSWLIVLIGAVVAAVLPDWRAGALAGQRHAGHQFYRVLSVLRELALAHRSGTVLSTLRLQQRAALSGADTETLLVELARSGWVCEVVRGGWVLGRDVREIMLADVFQRFVFAPLDLPVPADLTQVRDMLARIESSSGGDLAVPLSAVFFPETTANTGRGSEERPVAARAR